The proteins below are encoded in one region of Tolumonas auensis DSM 9187:
- a CDS encoding PTS transporter subunit EIIC, with translation MQNSFFSIMQRVGRSFMLPIALLPVAGLMLGFGASFTNATNIAAYGLEGILGNGTVLHSLLTVMKSAGSIIFSNLPILFAVGVAMGMAKKEKDVAAIAAAIGYFIMHATINAMLDLNGLLIPGALPEGSIGSTIGIQSLQMGVFGGVIVGLGVSILHNKFYQIELPAIFSFFGGTRFIPIITAISYLFVGIAMFFIWPVIQHGILMLGDLVNKSGYAGTFLYGFTERALIPFGLHHVFYMPFWQTGLGGTEIIDGVSVSGAQNIFFAELASHNVDHFSVEATRFMAGKFPFYLFGIPGAALALYRTAKPENRSKVLGLLLSATLTAILTGITEPIEFSFLFAAPLLYVLHCLIAGMSFMLCHMFNVGVGQTFSGSLIDFILFGVLQGEHKTSWLNAIFIGLPLFPLYYFAFSGLIKKFQYKTPGREDNVDDVKLYTRKDVEERNNSKEETSASIIYALGGKNNISDLDCCATRLRITVSNSSLVNEQSLKETGAKGVIIKGNGVQVIYGPHVSNIKSRLEDYLDLGLDPA, from the coding sequence ATGCAAAATTCGTTTTTTAGTATAATGCAAAGGGTTGGCAGATCATTTATGCTGCCTATTGCATTACTACCTGTAGCTGGATTAATGTTAGGTTTTGGAGCTTCATTTACTAATGCAACTAATATAGCTGCGTATGGTTTAGAAGGCATTCTTGGGAACGGAACTGTGTTGCACTCATTACTTACTGTAATGAAAAGTGCAGGCAGTATTATATTCTCAAATTTGCCTATTCTGTTTGCCGTAGGTGTTGCAATGGGTATGGCAAAGAAAGAGAAGGATGTAGCTGCTATTGCTGCTGCTATTGGTTATTTCATTATGCATGCAACAATCAATGCAATGCTGGATCTAAATGGCCTACTAATCCCAGGAGCCTTGCCTGAAGGTTCTATCGGTTCGACTATCGGTATACAGTCTCTTCAGATGGGTGTATTTGGTGGCGTTATTGTTGGACTGGGTGTTTCAATACTGCATAATAAATTTTATCAAATTGAATTACCTGCAATATTCTCATTTTTCGGGGGCACAAGATTCATCCCAATCATTACCGCAATAAGTTATCTCTTTGTTGGTATTGCCATGTTTTTCATATGGCCTGTTATTCAGCATGGGATCCTGATGCTTGGTGATTTGGTAAACAAATCTGGTTATGCTGGTACGTTTTTATATGGATTTACAGAGCGAGCACTAATTCCTTTTGGACTACACCATGTATTCTATATGCCATTCTGGCAAACAGGTTTAGGTGGTACAGAAATCATTGATGGCGTATCAGTATCTGGTGCTCAGAATATATTTTTTGCCGAATTGGCAAGTCATAACGTTGATCACTTCTCTGTAGAAGCAACACGATTCATGGCCGGTAAATTTCCATTTTATTTATTTGGGATTCCTGGTGCCGCTCTGGCTTTATACCGGACAGCTAAACCTGAAAATAGAAGTAAAGTCTTGGGTTTATTATTATCTGCAACTTTAACTGCTATCCTTACAGGTATCACTGAACCAATTGAGTTTTCATTCTTGTTTGCAGCACCATTATTATATGTTCTCCATTGTTTAATTGCTGGCATGTCATTTATGCTCTGCCATATGTTCAATGTTGGTGTGGGCCAAACATTCTCCGGTAGTTTAATTGATTTCATTCTGTTTGGTGTTTTACAAGGGGAGCATAAAACTAGTTGGCTAAATGCAATTTTTATTGGATTGCCTCTGTTCCCGCTATACTACTTTGCTTTCAGTGGATTAATTAAAAAATTCCAATACAAGACGCCTGGCCGAGAAGATAATGTCGATGATGTCAAGTTGTATACAAGAAAAGATGTCGAAGAAAGAAATAATTCCAAAGAAGAAACATCAGCTTCAATCATTTATGCTTTAGGTGGAAAAAACAATATCAGTGACTTGGACTGTTGTGCTACGAGATTACGAATCACCGTGTCAAATTCAAGTTTAGTTAATGAGCAATCACTGAAGGAAACCGGAGCAAAAGGAGTGATAATTAAAGGCAACGGTGTTCAGGTTATATACGGACCGCATGTCAGTAATATCAAATCCAGATTAGAGGATTATTTGGACTTAGGATTAGACCCAGCTTAA
- a CDS encoding heavy metal translocating P-type ATPase — MKITHIHPASSTHPAATAHDHSGHMHASANEEQKWTDPVCGMEVDKDAPLQYQYEGQVYRFCSEHCLHKFKAEPTRYLHKEETAIPDKEIPAEAGVMYTCPMHPEIRQDHPGSCPKCGMALEQEQPSLEEEENPELRDFQHRFWFTLPLTVVVTLLAMFGHQAALFSMQLQSWIELVLSVPVVLWAGWPFFTRWAKSILHRSPNMWTLIGTGTGTAFIYSVVATIIPEIFPLSFQSMGRVAVYFEAADVIISLTLLGQVMELKARSQTSEAIRLLMGLAPKTARRINADGSEEDVPLTHVHVGDVLRIRPGEKVPVDGVIIDGSSTVDESMLTGEPIPVSKKAGDKVIGATMNTTGALTMRSEKVGSQTVLAQIVNMVAQAQRSKAPMQRMADRIAGHFVIIVVSIAVLTFFGWGIFGPATGWEFGLLNAVAVLIIACPCALGLATPMSIMVATGKAATKGVLFRDAAAIENFRKVDTLIVDKTGTLTEGHPVFEQVIPVAGFDAEQILRVAASLDQGSEHPLAHAIVDAARVKGLLLEPVSQFETISGIGVEGLIAGQSVMLGNTALMEQVGVNIVELLTDAERLRTEGASVMYLAINNKLAGLLAVSDPIKASTAEALTQLKAEGITVIMATGDGVTTALAVGKKLGIAEVHGEVKPADKLALVERLQQQGHIVAMAGDGINDAPALAKADVGVAMGTGTDVAMSSAPVTLVKGDLRGIAVARALSNATISNMKQNLMFAFIYNALGIPLAAGVLYSATGMLLSPMIAALAMSLSSVSVITNALRLRNRDI, encoded by the coding sequence ATGAAAATTACTCATATCCATCCTGCTTCATCAACACATCCGGCAGCAACCGCTCATGATCACAGCGGACACATGCACGCTTCTGCTAATGAAGAGCAGAAATGGACAGATCCTGTCTGTGGGATGGAAGTTGATAAAGACGCTCCGCTTCAATATCAGTACGAGGGGCAGGTCTATCGTTTTTGCAGTGAGCATTGTCTGCATAAGTTCAAGGCAGAGCCGACCCGTTATTTACATAAGGAAGAAACAGCTATTCCTGACAAGGAAATACCGGCCGAAGCGGGAGTGATGTATACCTGCCCGATGCATCCGGAGATTCGTCAGGATCATCCCGGAAGTTGCCCAAAATGTGGAATGGCGCTGGAACAGGAACAGCCCTCATTGGAAGAAGAGGAAAACCCGGAACTGCGTGATTTTCAGCACCGTTTCTGGTTTACGCTACCACTGACGGTGGTCGTGACATTATTGGCGATGTTTGGTCACCAGGCCGCATTATTCAGCATGCAACTGCAAAGCTGGATTGAATTAGTTCTGTCAGTTCCTGTTGTACTCTGGGCCGGCTGGCCATTCTTTACCCGCTGGGCAAAATCTATTCTGCACCGCAGCCCTAATATGTGGACGCTTATCGGAACGGGGACGGGCACTGCATTTATCTACAGTGTTGTCGCCACCATTATCCCTGAGATTTTTCCTCTTTCTTTTCAGTCGATGGGCCGTGTTGCCGTTTATTTTGAAGCCGCTGATGTCATCATTTCACTGACCTTGCTCGGGCAGGTGATGGAGCTCAAAGCCCGATCTCAAACCTCGGAAGCGATCCGTTTACTGATGGGGCTGGCCCCTAAAACGGCACGCCGGATCAATGCGGATGGTTCGGAGGAAGATGTTCCTTTAACGCATGTTCATGTGGGGGATGTGCTGCGAATTCGTCCCGGTGAAAAAGTGCCGGTAGATGGCGTTATCATTGACGGTTCCAGTACCGTAGATGAATCGATGCTGACCGGCGAGCCTATTCCGGTCAGTAAAAAAGCGGGGGATAAAGTGATTGGCGCAACGATGAATACCACGGGTGCGCTCACCATGCGGTCGGAAAAGGTCGGCTCACAAACGGTATTAGCTCAGATTGTGAATATGGTCGCTCAGGCCCAGCGTTCTAAAGCGCCGATGCAACGGATGGCCGATCGTATCGCCGGTCATTTCGTGATTATCGTTGTGTCGATTGCTGTTTTAACCTTCTTTGGCTGGGGCATCTTTGGCCCGGCCACTGGCTGGGAATTCGGACTGCTGAATGCAGTAGCCGTGCTGATTATTGCCTGCCCTTGTGCGTTGGGATTAGCGACGCCTATGTCGATTATGGTTGCCACCGGTAAAGCCGCCACCAAAGGCGTCTTGTTCCGGGATGCCGCAGCCATTGAAAACTTCCGGAAGGTGGATACGTTAATCGTGGATAAGACAGGCACACTGACCGAAGGGCATCCTGTTTTTGAGCAAGTGATCCCGGTAGCCGGATTTGATGCAGAACAGATCCTGCGTGTTGCCGCCAGCCTGGATCAGGGCAGTGAACATCCACTCGCGCATGCCATTGTTGATGCGGCACGGGTAAAGGGGCTATTGCTCGAGCCGGTGAGTCAGTTTGAAACGATTTCAGGCATTGGCGTTGAAGGCTTGATAGCCGGACAGTCGGTCATGCTGGGCAATACCGCCTTGATGGAACAGGTGGGGGTCAACATTGTAGAGCTGCTCACCGATGCAGAACGACTGCGCACCGAAGGGGCCAGCGTGATGTATCTGGCCATTAACAATAAATTAGCCGGATTACTTGCCGTCAGTGATCCAATAAAAGCATCAACAGCGGAAGCGTTAACTCAGCTTAAGGCTGAAGGGATCACCGTTATCATGGCGACGGGTGACGGAGTAACAACGGCGCTGGCTGTAGGTAAGAAACTCGGGATCGCGGAAGTGCATGGTGAGGTAAAACCGGCAGATAAATTAGCTTTAGTTGAACGACTGCAACAACAGGGACACATCGTTGCGATGGCAGGGGATGGCATTAATGATGCGCCAGCCTTAGCCAAAGCAGATGTGGGGGTTGCGATGGGAACGGGTACCGATGTCGCTATGAGCAGCGCACCGGTCACGCTGGTAAAAGGTGATTTGCGCGGTATCGCTGTTGCCAGAGCACTATCGAATGCCACCATCAGTAACATGAAACAAAATCTGATGTTTGCATTTATCTATAATGCGCTGGGGATCCCACTGGCTGCCGGTGTGCTGTATTCTGCGACCGGGATGCTGCTTTCACCGATGATCGCGGCACTGGCGATGAGTTTAAGTTCAGTTTCTGTTATCACCAATGCATTACGCTTGCGGAATCGTGACATTTGA
- a CDS encoding amino acid ABC transporter ATP-binding protein codes for MSLVSIENVHKYYGSHHVLKGIELKIAAGEVISIIGRSGSGKSTLLRCINGLEKFDDGAIIVDRQAVSDDENHLRELSRSVGMVFQNFNLFPHMTVAENVMLAPHLVLKKSRSECRELAENMLVKVGLADKADQFPGNLSGGQQQRVAIARSLAMNPKVLLCDEITSALDPELVGEVLKVLEQLKAEGMTLVLVTHEMNFARDVGDRIVFMHQGKVWESGPSRELFSKPQTPELQSFISAVL; via the coding sequence ATGTCTCTGGTAAGCATTGAAAATGTTCATAAATATTACGGTTCGCACCATGTATTAAAAGGTATCGAACTGAAGATAGCGGCTGGCGAAGTGATCTCGATCATCGGTCGCAGCGGCTCTGGAAAAAGCACGCTGTTGCGCTGCATCAACGGGCTGGAGAAATTTGATGATGGCGCGATTATTGTCGATCGTCAGGCGGTTTCCGATGATGAAAATCATCTGCGGGAACTAAGTCGTTCTGTCGGCATGGTGTTCCAGAACTTTAATCTGTTCCCGCATATGACAGTGGCTGAAAACGTCATGCTGGCACCGCATCTGGTATTGAAGAAAAGCCGCTCAGAATGCCGTGAACTCGCAGAGAATATGTTGGTGAAAGTCGGTCTGGCCGATAAAGCCGATCAATTTCCGGGGAATCTGTCCGGCGGACAGCAGCAACGTGTGGCCATTGCCCGCTCTCTGGCGATGAACCCGAAAGTGCTGCTTTGCGACGAAATAACCTCCGCGCTGGATCCGGAACTGGTTGGTGAGGTACTGAAGGTGCTGGAGCAATTAAAAGCCGAGGGAATGACGCTGGTTCTGGTGACACATGAAATGAATTTTGCCCGTGATGTCGGCGACCGGATTGTATTCATGCATCAGGGAAAAGTATGGGAAAGCGGCCCCAGCCGTGAGCTATTCAGTAAACCGCAGACGCCGGAATTGCAAAGCTTTATCTCGGCTGTGCTGTAA
- a CDS encoding DUF4867 family protein, with translation MNLLNTLQSFNENLNIVSVLDDKFKCYGSVLDGDDFADLVKFSLENIQTPSSGNLYTPNFPDLYKFKAIQDIKSKVYGELSIQAGYVTGHNHSLTGFEYHQGSETIVAITNLVLILGKKQDLVDDIYLSEKADVFFVNAGQAVELYSTTLHYTPCKTSQDPFLAIVVLPDGTNSLLNENDKQKTLIKKNKWFIAHASEKDKIKNGAFPGLLGGVITINI, from the coding sequence ATGAACTTACTTAATACATTGCAATCTTTTAATGAAAATCTAAATATCGTATCAGTATTAGATGATAAGTTTAAATGTTATGGTTCAGTATTGGATGGGGATGATTTTGCTGATCTAGTTAAATTTTCTTTGGAAAATATTCAGACTCCATCTTCTGGTAATTTATACACGCCAAATTTTCCAGATCTTTATAAGTTTAAAGCAATACAAGATATAAAAAGTAAAGTTTATGGTGAGTTGTCAATTCAGGCCGGTTATGTAACCGGCCATAATCACTCACTAACTGGATTTGAATATCATCAGGGGAGTGAAACGATTGTTGCGATTACTAACCTTGTGTTGATCTTAGGGAAAAAACAAGACTTAGTTGATGATATATATTTGTCAGAAAAAGCTGATGTGTTTTTTGTCAATGCTGGTCAAGCAGTAGAGTTATATAGTACAACGTTGCATTATACGCCATGTAAAACATCCCAAGATCCATTTTTAGCAATAGTAGTATTGCCTGATGGAACTAATTCATTATTGAATGAAAATGACAAACAAAAAACTCTAATCAAGAAAAATAAATGGTTTATTGCTCATGCATCTGAAAAAGATAAAATCAAGAATGGTGCATTCCCAGGGTTGTTGGGGGGGGTAATAACAATTAACATATAA
- a CDS encoding transporter substrate-binding domain-containing protein has product MNAWKQLSGVLLLGLSVMGVAKADQLDDIQQKGVLKVAVPQDFPPFGSVGADMQPYGYDIDMAGYLAQKLNVKLELVPVTSANRIPYLQTKKVDLVISSLGKNPEREKVIDFSNAYAPFFLGVFGAESVALKTSDELADKTIGVTRGAVEDMELSKIAPASTTVKRFEDNNTTLSAYLSGQIDLIATGNVVIAEIASRMPDRKPATKFMLKNSPCFIGIYKGETRLQQKVNELITAARSDGSLNKFSENWLKAPLPAEL; this is encoded by the coding sequence ATGAATGCATGGAAACAGTTATCGGGTGTTTTGCTGTTAGGTCTCAGCGTTATGGGTGTTGCGAAAGCAGACCAGCTGGATGATATTCAACAAAAGGGCGTTCTGAAAGTCGCCGTACCACAGGATTTCCCGCCTTTCGGTTCTGTGGGTGCCGATATGCAACCCTATGGTTATGACATCGATATGGCGGGTTATCTGGCTCAGAAACTGAATGTCAAACTTGAGCTGGTTCCTGTCACCAGTGCAAACCGCATACCTTATTTACAGACCAAGAAAGTCGATCTGGTTATTTCCAGCTTGGGTAAAAATCCGGAACGTGAAAAAGTGATCGATTTCAGTAATGCCTATGCCCCTTTCTTCCTGGGTGTTTTTGGCGCCGAATCAGTTGCCCTCAAGACATCAGATGAGCTGGCGGATAAAACCATCGGTGTGACCCGCGGTGCAGTGGAAGATATGGAACTGAGCAAAATCGCACCGGCCTCCACGACGGTGAAACGTTTTGAAGATAACAACACCACCCTGTCCGCTTACCTTTCCGGTCAGATCGATTTGATCGCGACAGGTAACGTCGTCATTGCTGAAATCGCGTCCCGGATGCCGGATCGTAAACCAGCCACCAAGTTCATGTTGAAAAACTCCCCTTGTTTCATCGGGATCTACAAAGGTGAAACCCGCCTGCAGCAGAAAGTGAATGAACTCATCACTGCCGCCCGCAGCGATGGTTCGCTGAATAAATTCTCAGAAAACTGGCTGAAAGCACCGCTCCCGGCTGAACTCTAA
- the hpxZ gene encoding oxalurate catabolism protein HpxZ, giving the protein MELNNPDVVAEVTAMFMQYEQALVTNDVAALDKLFWNHPKTVRYGATENLVGYAQIQAFRSQRSPAGLARTLKDTVITSFGLDLATANTTFTRENESRIGRQSQTWVRFPEGWRIVAAHVSWMS; this is encoded by the coding sequence ATGGAATTAAATAATCCGGATGTTGTTGCAGAGGTCACGGCGATGTTTATGCAGTATGAACAGGCCTTGGTAACGAATGATGTTGCCGCGCTGGATAAATTATTCTGGAACCACCCGAAAACCGTGCGTTATGGCGCCACGGAGAATTTGGTTGGCTATGCGCAGATCCAGGCATTCCGCAGTCAGCGCTCGCCAGCGGGGCTGGCAAGAACGCTGAAAGACACGGTGATCACCAGCTTTGGCTTGGATCTGGCCACGGCGAATACCACCTTCACTCGCGAAAATGAATCTCGGATCGGCCGTCAGAGCCAGACCTGGGTACGGTTTCCGGAAGGGTGGCGGATTGTCGCTGCACATGTCTCCTGGATGAGCTGA
- the rpe gene encoding ribulose-phosphate 3-epimerase, with translation MINICPSMMCADFTKLREEIIALEAAGADLFHIDVMDGHFVPNFAMGFEDIKAIAKLATIPFDLHLMVNEPDQYIERFAATDAKIIYVHVEACTHLHRTIMKIKQAGKLAGVAINPGTPLTVLDEIINDIDYVLIMSVDPGFAGQSFITSSIDKVRRLKSMITKYSPNVKIKVDGSINKDNVPLLYAAGAEYFVVGTAGVFRDGFDYAKNINILKNSTI, from the coding sequence ATGATTAATATTTGTCCCTCTATGATGTGTGCTGATTTCACTAAGTTACGTGAAGAGATCATCGCTCTTGAAGCTGCTGGTGCAGATTTATTCCATATTGATGTAATGGATGGTCATTTTGTACCAAACTTTGCAATGGGCTTTGAGGATATTAAAGCTATTGCAAAATTGGCAACTATCCCATTCGATTTACATTTAATGGTCAATGAACCAGACCAATATATTGAACGTTTTGCTGCCACAGACGCAAAAATTATCTATGTCCATGTAGAAGCATGTACTCATCTTCACCGGACTATCATGAAAATCAAACAAGCAGGAAAACTGGCTGGAGTTGCTATCAATCCAGGGACACCGTTGACTGTTCTTGATGAAATTATTAATGATATTGATTATGTTTTGATCATGTCAGTTGATCCTGGTTTTGCAGGACAAAGTTTCATCACATCAAGTATCGACAAAGTTCGTCGCCTTAAATCTATGATCACAAAATATAGTCCAAACGTGAAAATAAAGGTTGATGGATCTATCAATAAAGATAATGTTCCACTTCTTTATGCCGCTGGCGCTGAATATTTTGTTGTTGGTACAGCGGGAGTATTCAGAGATGGTTTTGACTATGCCAAAAACATTAATATCTTGAAGAACTCAACGATCTAA
- the rpiB gene encoding bifunctional allose-6-phosphate isomerase/ribose-5-phosphate isomerase RpiB has translation MKIAFGSDHVGYEMKCEIMAYLAEKGIECTDFGPYTTDRVDYPDYALAVANAVNQGAFEKGILICGTGVGISIAANKVNGIRAVVCSEPYSAQLSRQHNNTNVLAFGARVVGIELAKMIVDCWLAGQYEGDRHQIRVNKIAEIEKLQDVAEGACS, from the coding sequence ATGAAAATTGCATTTGGAAGTGACCATGTAGGCTATGAAATGAAATGTGAAATCATGGCCTATTTAGCAGAAAAAGGTATCGAATGTACCGACTTTGGACCTTACACAACGGATCGCGTTGATTATCCTGATTATGCTTTAGCTGTAGCTAATGCTGTGAATCAAGGTGCATTCGAGAAAGGGATTTTGATTTGCGGCACTGGTGTAGGAATTTCAATTGCAGCAAATAAAGTTAATGGTATTCGTGCGGTAGTGTGCAGCGAGCCATACTCAGCTCAGCTTTCGAGACAACATAACAATACGAATGTACTCGCATTTGGAGCAAGAGTTGTAGGCATTGAGCTAGCCAAGATGATAGTTGACTGTTGGTTGGCGGGACAATATGAAGGCGATCGTCATCAAATCCGTGTCAATAAGATTGCTGAAATAGAAAAACTTCAAGATGTAGCAGAAGGTGCTTGTTCATGA
- a CDS encoding amino acid ABC transporter permease, whose protein sequence is MSYQLNFHDLVPYLPELGQGLLVTLELTLYATVGGILLGTLGAAARTSRSRPIRLSAGIYVELIRNTPFIVQLFFIFFGLPAMGVKLTAWQAGLIAMTVNLGAYSAEILRAGIEATPKGQWEAGRTLGLTRFQIFTRIVLPPAFQRIYSSLVGQCIIVMLGSSVISQISVEELTFSANFIQSRSFLSFESYLLTALLYLILAVLMRRGFGLLAGYVFRSQPR, encoded by the coding sequence ATGAGTTACCAACTGAACTTTCACGATCTGGTTCCTTATTTACCTGAGCTTGGACAAGGATTGCTGGTAACCCTTGAGCTGACGTTGTATGCCACTGTCGGTGGCATACTGCTCGGCACACTGGGGGCCGCTGCCCGCACCAGCCGTTCACGACCAATCCGGTTATCGGCCGGTATTTATGTTGAGCTGATACGTAATACGCCGTTCATTGTGCAGCTGTTTTTCATCTTTTTTGGCTTACCGGCGATGGGCGTAAAACTCACTGCATGGCAGGCCGGGCTGATTGCCATGACCGTCAATTTAGGCGCTTACAGTGCCGAGATATTGCGTGCCGGTATTGAGGCTACACCGAAAGGACAATGGGAAGCAGGCCGGACATTGGGCTTAACCCGCTTCCAGATATTTACCCGTATTGTTCTGCCGCCCGCATTCCAGCGCATATACAGTTCACTGGTCGGGCAATGCATTATCGTGATGCTGGGTTCCTCGGTCATATCGCAGATTTCAGTTGAGGAATTAACGTTTTCGGCAAACTTCATTCAGTCACGCAGCTTTCTCAGTTTTGAGTCTTATTTGCTGACTGCCCTGCTCTATTTGATTCTGGCGGTATTAATGCGCCGTGGATTTGGTTTGTTGGCCGGTTATGTATTCAGGAGTCAGCCACGATGA
- a CDS encoding amino acid ABC transporter permease produces MMQFTDWDILRNLLLAARWTLLLSLIAFIGGTLFGLLLTFMRTSRRKPLVLLVRGYTELFQGTPLLMQLFLAFFGLSLLGIDVSAWTAATLALVLFSSAFLCDIWSGCIESLPKGQWEASRCLGLSFFQTMRYVILPQALRVAIAPTVGFSVQVVKGTALTSIIGFVELTKAGTMLNNATFQPFKVFALVALIYFMICYPLSLFSQFLERKLNVSGKH; encoded by the coding sequence ATGATGCAATTTACTGACTGGGATATTCTCCGGAATCTGCTGCTGGCCGCGCGCTGGACATTACTGCTGTCGCTGATCGCGTTTATCGGCGGAACACTGTTTGGTTTGCTGCTGACATTCATGCGGACATCCCGCCGTAAACCGCTGGTGTTACTGGTTCGTGGCTACACGGAACTGTTTCAGGGCACACCGCTGCTGATGCAGCTGTTCCTGGCATTCTTTGGTTTGTCGCTGCTCGGTATTGATGTCAGTGCATGGACGGCGGCAACGCTGGCACTGGTGTTATTCAGCAGTGCTTTCCTGTGTGACATCTGGAGTGGTTGTATTGAATCGCTACCGAAAGGACAGTGGGAAGCCTCCCGTTGTCTGGGGCTCTCATTTTTCCAGACCATGCGCTATGTCATTTTGCCGCAGGCACTGCGGGTTGCGATTGCGCCAACGGTCGGTTTTTCTGTTCAGGTGGTTAAAGGCACCGCGCTGACCTCGATTATTGGTTTTGTTGAGCTGACCAAAGCCGGCACGATGCTGAACAACGCTACGTTCCAGCCATTTAAGGTTTTTGCATTGGTAGCGCTGATCTATTTCATGATCTGCTATCCGTTATCGCTGTTTAGTCAATTTCTGGAGAGAAAATTAAATGTCTCTGGTAAGCATTGA
- a CDS encoding multicopper oxidase family protein produces MLYRSLGILLLGAGSTLWSSFASAQESMHGMMMPMMRAETIKAPLLPHGAVLQEIAKLANQSKQPNLFKADVTAAPTETEFVAGKKTTVWAYNGSVPGSLIEVNEGDTVEIRFINKLSQPTTIHWHGLPIPPEQDGNPMDPVLPGTEHSYRFTLPEGSAGTYWYHPHPHEYTAEQVYKGLAAPFIVRAKDDPLKNIPERNLMISDLKLNSDATIANNDGNDWMNGREGQFVLVNGQYQPVVEVKGTERWRIWNATSARYLNLSLGGRKFTLVGTDGGLLEKPVRDLQVLLLAPAERAEIIVDATGQEGNASLVAEPYNRGKMGHVAAEKSINIAAVSLLAGQSIAIPDTLRKIDDLGEAKATKKMVFSEAMSMANGQHSMLFLINGKSFDMHRVDFTSRIHETELWEITNKSDMDHPFHIHGTQFQVVETELNGIRTPAPYKAWKDTVNARPGETVRIKIRQDFPGLRMLHCHILEHEVQGMMAIQLVE; encoded by the coding sequence ATGTTATATCGTTCTCTTGGGATCCTGCTCCTGGGGGCTGGTTCAACCCTCTGGAGTTCGTTTGCCTCTGCGCAAGAATCTATGCATGGCATGATGATGCCAATGATGCGTGCGGAGACAATCAAGGCACCGTTGCTGCCACATGGCGCCGTTTTGCAGGAAATAGCTAAGTTAGCGAACCAGAGTAAGCAACCAAATCTCTTCAAGGCGGATGTGACTGCGGCACCCACCGAAACCGAATTTGTCGCCGGAAAAAAGACCACGGTCTGGGCATATAATGGTAGTGTTCCTGGTTCCCTGATCGAAGTGAATGAAGGCGATACGGTCGAGATTCGGTTTATCAATAAACTGAGCCAGCCGACTACCATTCACTGGCATGGTTTACCTATTCCGCCGGAACAGGATGGCAACCCCATGGATCCGGTATTACCGGGTACAGAACATAGTTATCGTTTTACATTACCTGAAGGCAGTGCCGGCACTTACTGGTATCACCCGCATCCGCATGAATATACCGCAGAGCAGGTGTACAAAGGATTGGCCGCACCATTTATTGTCCGGGCGAAAGATGATCCGCTGAAAAATATCCCTGAACGCAATCTGATGATCTCGGATCTCAAATTGAACAGCGATGCCACGATTGCGAATAATGATGGTAACGACTGGATGAATGGCCGCGAAGGCCAGTTTGTGCTGGTTAATGGTCAGTATCAGCCGGTGGTCGAGGTAAAAGGGACTGAACGCTGGCGGATCTGGAATGCGACCAGCGCCCGGTATCTCAATCTCTCACTCGGCGGACGCAAATTTACGTTGGTAGGCACCGATGGCGGCTTACTTGAGAAACCGGTGCGGGATCTGCAAGTACTGTTGCTGGCGCCAGCTGAAAGAGCCGAAATCATTGTTGATGCCACAGGGCAGGAAGGCAATGCCAGTTTAGTCGCAGAACCCTATAACCGGGGCAAAATGGGGCACGTCGCGGCTGAAAAAAGTATCAATATCGCCGCAGTCAGTTTGCTTGCCGGCCAGTCCATCGCCATCCCGGATACATTAAGAAAGATCGATGATCTGGGTGAGGCCAAAGCCACGAAGAAAATGGTATTCAGTGAAGCGATGAGCATGGCCAACGGCCAGCATTCGATGCTATTTCTCATCAATGGCAAATCCTTTGATATGCACCGGGTTGATTTCACCAGCCGTATTCATGAAACGGAACTTTGGGAGATCACAAACAAGTCTGATATGGATCACCCGTTCCATATCCATGGCACACAATTCCAGGTCGTTGAAACTGAGCTCAATGGCATCCGGACGCCAGCGCCGTACAAGGCATGGAAAGACACGGTGAATGCGCGTCCTGGTGAAACCGTCCGCATCAAAATACGGCAGGATTTTCCGGGACTGAGAATGCTGCACTGCCATATTCTGGAACATGAAGTTCAGGGGATGATGGCGATACAGCTGGTGGAATAG